A region of Drosophila mauritiana strain mau12 chromosome 3L, ASM438214v1, whole genome shotgun sequence DNA encodes the following proteins:
- the LOC117140554 gene encoding uncharacterized protein LOC117140554: MSAAKGEGNLVPTVREVQQMLADILGHGDDITWDLISSGQENILKAKLSQLHCESNMFRSIWSYRKYSKGQSLTSLFFVMLVDNVYDSKMAEESRSWRLYPVFRCRRCVDETGHSSNVDCCMSYVSQYSIADSWKRFVTHTSFGAGIMVTPNLGVYKQIDGRVELKTYSTTQMCYPNMEDKPITPESLKKASRMTIKQRKIIIQSDPFMVFPEAVYDFCAGEKMLSSILNPHGSPQPGDVPRLSDSLVLFTNNLNNLRLGSLMNSINNDPSILGNQQRSAWDKIAEESIKIEGNVNLIRSCNGVPPKAALDKIFQHIDNKRKKSKKRMEAENPENTQNDLSENGSIKIKGHDINLREYGTQLKEHIANSESFDILISSMSEHLEVDTFKLIMELTQTFVETVREEMCQTLKYYFPTESIIYQIILCISKHHPKWDFNEIEEHSSDILRRVRMFFVSTGPNPYAEFLKKCEVCAGYYDICKLT; the protein is encoded by the exons ATGAGCGCTGCAAAAGGGGAGGGAAACTTAGTTCCCACAGTGAGAGAAGTGCAGCAAATGCTTGCCGACATCCTGGGCCATGGCGACGATATAACCTGGGATCT AATATCGTCGGGTCaagaaaacattttgaagGCAAAGTTGTCTCAGCTGCATTGCGAGTCTAACATGTTTCGTTCGATTTGGAGTTATA GAAAATACTCCAAAGGACAGTCACTCACGTCCTTATTTTTTGTGATGCTTGTGGATAATGTCTATGATTCCAAGATGGCCGAAGAAAGTAGATCCTGGCGCCTATATCCGGTGTTTCGATGCCGTCGATGCGTGG ATGAAACTGGGCACTCCAGCAACGTTGACTGTTGCATGTCATATGTGTCACAGTACTCAATAGCTGATTCCTGGAAACGATTTGTGACCCATACGAGCTTTGGCGCAGGTATAATGGTCACCCCGAATCTTGGAGTCTACAAGCAAATCGATGGTCGCGTTGAGCTAAAAACGTATTCTACCACTCAGATGtgttacccaaatatggaagaTAAGCCAATAACACCCGAATCATTGAAAAAAGCATCCAGAATGACTATTAAACAGAGAAAAATCATTATACAATCAGATCCATTCATGGTTTTCCCTGAAGCGGTTTACGACTTCTGCGCCGGTGAAAAGATGCTTTCCTCGATTTTG AATCCTCATGGTTCTCCACAACCTGGTGATGTGCCTAGACTATCCGATTCCTTAGTATTATTTACGAATAATCTTAACAACTTACGCCTTGGATCGCTGATGAACAGTATCAATAATGATCCTAGCATCCTTGGTAATCAGCAACG ATCGGCGTGGGATAAGATTGCTGAGgaatcaattaaaattgagGGTAATGTGAATCTCATTCGTAGTTGCAATGGAGTGCCCCCAAAAGCGGCGCTAGATAAAATATTTCAGCACATTGACAACAAGAGAAAGAAATCAAAAAAACGTATGGAGGCTGAAAACCCAGAAAATACTCAAAATGATCTTTCAGAAAATGGATCTATTAAAATCAAGGGACATGATATAAACCTGAGAGAATACGGAACCCAACTCAAGGAACATATTGCAAACTCAGAGAGCTTCGACATTTTGATAAGTAGCATGTCAGAGCATTTGGAAGTAGACACTTTCAAGCTTATAATGGAGCTAACGCAAACATTTGTGGAAACTGTGAGGGAGGAGATGTGCCAAACACTGAAGTATTATTTTCCCACCGAATCCATTATATATCAGATAATACTGTGCATAAGTAAGCACCATCCAAAGTGGGACTTCAATGAAATTGAAGAGCATTCGTCGGATATTTTAAGGCGCGTACGAATGTTTTTTGTCTCTACTGGACCGAATCCCTACGCtgaatttttaaagaaatgtGAAGTGTGTGCTGGATACTATGACATATGCAAATTGActtaa
- the LOC117140553 gene encoding nose resistant to fluoxetine protein 6, with translation MEIRRTSRPYLWYTPVLLLLGLWLGTVLAKGASNQSAPAANSQAWQRYHSQALNASPAPPDELEILDAPATLEIHSPHETHLTRTSVIFGLTKVANESSVSGKCHAQLRQMQRGILGKQPWAMKVLDASGTKPSGFVYGQNYWLGSREACRGVQRPVGITLSKNFDRVMHYGIITQQAPFDMDYRVLYLRHNSPWQVEIKLMSEQIIHIGLCLPSACSSVEVQRLAQDYVAGGMFTENEIFDIKPEVVYMKDLQLKEEFFERASFRLLVACVLVTGTLMFCAQQLHATSKMPSTSEDPRDRDLAPAESEIWRGLNSLLQIERLQRYVTCWDVPGNWAKIFAIRENTPNEIPLMNGLRSVCAIWIMVFHVVWFMYFTVHNKTVLISYAEQAFFQYVSSAPLLVDVFFTISGFLQTFNFLRNSRQLEAVRRNSFSENLKLFGKLLFHRYLRLGPLYLVVMATVDLVYAYIGDVSVYHINERFDEMCTRHWWRNLLFIQNLFDHRDMCANWSWSLACEMQFFILANALLFLYVKYPKVVKSLVISSFVATIAWSYGIGLSIKFQLSFDAAFATGTEIYTSPFVRVLPYILGAVTAWLLQENRIQLEISEQKERACWHFALFVFFACIYSTVKRDLGPLMAITLFVMGRLFFSLSVCWMIARSCGGRGVWWSRLLEAKGFQHVSRLSYAIYLLNPLVIALFYSLTNASTHADPFMLCVVTCGFAVIVYLASILFSLAFELPFSNLSSLLNRRQSKPKSI, from the exons ATGGAGATCAGGCGCACCTCTCGACCATATCTTTGGTACACAccagtgctgctgctgctcggccTTTGGCTGGGTACGGTTTTGGCCAAGGGCGCCAGCAATCAGTCAGCCCCTGCCGCCAACTCACAAGCCTGGCAGCGATATCACAGTCAGGCACTCAATGCGTCGCCAGCGCCGCCCGATGAATTGGAGATTTTGGATGCCCCCGCCACGCTTGAGATACATTCGCCCCATGAAACCCATTTGACTCGCACATCCGTCATTTTCGGACTGACCAAAGTGGCCAACGAGAGCAGCGTCAGCGGAAAGTGCCACGCGCAGCTGCGACAAATGCAGCGCGGCATACTCGGCAAACAGCCATGGGCCATGAAGG TTCTGGATGCTTCGGGAACAAAGCCCTCCGGCTTCGTATATGGTCAGAACTACTGGCTGGGAAGTCGCGAAGCTTGTCGCGGCGTCCAAAGACCCGTGGGCATAACCCTGTCAAAGAACTTCGATCGTGTTATGCACTATGGAATTATCACCCAGCAGGCGCCCTTCGACATGGACTATCGGGTTTTATACCTCCGTCACAATTCTCCGTGGCAGGTGGAGATTAAGCTGATGTCCGAGCAGATTATACACATTGGCCTGTGCCTGCCAAGTGCCTGCAGTTCGGTTGAAGTTCAGAGGCTAGCCCAGGACTATGTGGCTGGCGGAATGTTCACTGAAAATGAGATATTCGACATAAAACCGGAAGTGGTCTACATGAAGGATCTGCAGCTGAAGGAGGAATTCTTCGAGAGGGCCAGCTTCCGTCTCTTGGTGGCCTGTGTTCTGGTCACTGGCACTCTGATGTTTTGTGCTCAACAACTGCATGCCACTAGTAAAATGCCATCTACCTCTGAGGATCCTCGGGATCGTGACTTGGCACCCGCGGAATCGGAAATATGGCGAGGACTTAACTCCCTGCTCCAAATAGAGAGACTGCAGAGATACGTAACTTGCTGGGATGTTCCCGGCAATTGGGCCAAAATTTTTGCGATTAGGGAGAATACTCCGAATGAAATTCCCTTGATGAATGGCCTGCGATCTGTATGCGCTATCTGGATCATGGTCTTCCACGTGGTGTGGTTCATGTACTTCACTGTCCACAATAAGACGGTGCTGATTTCGTATGCCGAGCAGGCCTTCTTCCAGTACGTCTCGTCGGCTCCTCTGCTCGTGGATGTCTTCTTTACCATCAG tgGCTTCCTGCAAACATTTAACTTTCTCAGGAACTCCCGGCAGTTGGAGGCAGTACGTCGAAATAGCTTCAGCGAAAACCTAAAGCTCTTTGGCAAACTGCTCTTCCATCGCTATTTGCGTCTTGGACCTCTTTACCTGGTGGTCATGGCCACCGTGGACTTGGTATACGCCTATATCGGAGATGTCTCAGTTTACCACATCAACGAGCGATTCGATGAGATGTGCACACGGCACTGGTGGCGCAATCTTTTGTTCATTCAAAACCTCTTCGACCATCGGGACATGTGCGCCAATTGGAGCTGGTCCTTAGCCTGCGAAATGCAGTTCTTTATCCTGGCCAACGCTCTGCTGTTCCTCTATGTGAA ATATCCCAAGGTAGTCAAGTCTCTAGTGATCTCTTCTTTTGTGGCCACCATCGCTTGGTCCTACGGCATCGGACTGAGCATCAAGTTCCAATTGTCCTTCGATGCGGCCTTTGCCACGGGAACAGAGATCTATACATCGCCCTTCGTGAGGGTCCTTCCATACATCCTGGGAGCTGTAACGGCTTGGCTATTGCAAGAGAACCGAATCCAGTTGGAGATCAGCGAGCAAAAGGAACGGGCATGCTGGCACTTTGCCTTATTCGTCTTCTTCGCCTGCATTTATTCGACTGTCAAAAGGGATCTTGGACCTCTGATGGCCATCACGCTTTTCGTGATGGGTCGCCTGTtcttttcgctcagtgtatgCTGGATGATAGCGCGCAGCTGTGGTGGCCGAGGGGTGTGGTGGTCACGCCTGCTGGAGGCCAAGGGCTTCCAACATGTCAGTCGACTGTCCTACGCCATTTACCTTCTCAACCCGCTGGTCATAGCGTTATTCTATAGTTTAACCAACGCGAGCACGCATGCGGATCCTTTCATGCTG TGCGTGGTGACCTGCGGCTTTGCTGTCATAGTCTACCTGGCTTCCATCCTCTTTTCGCTGGCCTTTGAGCTGCCCTTCAGCAATCTTTCAAGTTTGCTAAATCGACGGCAGAGCAAGCCAAAATCTATTTAA